The Phaeobacter sp. A36a-5a genomic interval CATCGTCCTTTTGGTTCGTGTTTGGATGCAGCATAGGCATGTTTTCAATAAAGGAGAGGCGTATCTGGCGCGAAAATCTGCAAATTATTGCAATGGTCATTCGTGTACTATGCAATTATGATGAAAATCATGCTTGATGACTTGGACCGACGCATACTTCGCCATCTTCAGGCGGATCCAGAACAATCGCTGCCTGATCTGGGGGATCGCCTTGGCCTCACCGCCTCGCGCCTGTCGCGGCGGCTGGAGAAGCTGCGCGAGACCGGCGTGATCCTTGGGCAGCGGGCGGTGATCGACTGGCGTGCGCTTGGCTATGAGGTGGAGGTTTCGCTGCGGATCACGCTGGACAAGACCAATCCCCGCGCCTTTGATGAATTCATCCCCGCCGCGCGTGAGATCCCGGAGGTGCTGGAAATCCAGACCTTCCTCGGCCAGGTCGATGTACGGCTCTCGGTGATTGCGCGGGACATGGCACATTATCAGGGGATTTACCGCAGCCAGATCCTGATCCTGCCGCATATCACCGACATCGAGGCGCTGATGCATGTGGCACGCATCAAATCGGACGAGGCGCTGCCGATATGATGGCTCTGGATGACATCGACCACGCGCTGCTGCGCGCATTGGGACGGGATGCCACGCAATCGGCCGGCGCCTTGGGGCGCGAACTGGGGCTGAGCCAGCCCGCAACCTGGCGCCGCATCCGCCGCCTGCAGGAGACGGGGATCATCCGGGGCCGCAAGCTGGATCTTGATGCCGGCAAGCTGGGCTTTGGTGTGACGGTCTTTCTGGGGCTCAAACTGGCCACCAAGGGGCGCGTCTCGCTTGAGGATTTCGAACGTGCGGTGACTGCCATCCCGGAGGTGCAGACGGTCGAACATGTGCTGGGCATGTATGACTATCGCCTGCGGGTGACGGCGCGCGACATTGCTGATTTTGAACGCGTGCTGCGCCGCCGGATCATGACCCTGCCCGGGGTGGGCAATGTGGATGCCAATGTGCTGCTGAGCGAAGAGCGCCGACCCGGCCCGCTCGGCTAGACGCCGCCGTCGCCCGGATGCGACAGCCCTGTCATCTTTCCCCAAATACTCTCGCCGAAGGCACCGGTCCCCGCAGGGGGGCGGATCCTTATTTTACCCCAAGCCCCATCTGCATCAGGGTCTTGCGTACGGGGGCCATGGAATAGAGCGCATTCAGGCCAAACGCGCGTAAATCGCGCAGCGGGCGAGGCGACAGCATCGAGGTCCGGTTCAATAGGTCGATCCCCTTCACCCGCATCAGAATGTCGCCATGGCGGGCCTTGTGATAGCTCTCGAG includes:
- a CDS encoding Lrp/AsnC family transcriptional regulator, with the translated sequence MLDDLDRRILRHLQADPEQSLPDLGDRLGLTASRLSRRLEKLRETGVILGQRAVIDWRALGYEVEVSLRITLDKTNPRAFDEFIPAAREIPEVLEIQTFLGQVDVRLSVIARDMAHYQGIYRSQILILPHITDIEALMHVARIKSDEALPI
- a CDS encoding Lrp/AsnC family transcriptional regulator is translated as MMALDDIDHALLRALGRDATQSAGALGRELGLSQPATWRRIRRLQETGIIRGRKLDLDAGKLGFGVTVFLGLKLATKGRVSLEDFERAVTAIPEVQTVEHVLGMYDYRLRVTARDIADFERVLRRRIMTLPGVGNVDANVLLSEERRPGPLG